One genomic region from Metallosphaera tengchongensis encodes:
- a CDS encoding acyl--CoA ligase family protein codes for MNSPKYEGVDQSGAWYSVLTPLIFLDRTKYFKDKTAVVYRDRRYSYEKFYENVMLQANAFLKRGLKREDKVSFVSRNRPEFLEAFFGVPFAAGVLVPINFRLSPKEMEYIINHSESRYVVVDEPFLSSLNEVRERIKAEIILLEDEENPTLKESDRKDVITYKELVRDGSPNKLPIPVEDEYSMITLYYTSGTTGLPKGVMHHHRGAFLNAMAEALEHQMSINSAYLWTLPMFHAAGWGFPWATVAVGATNVCLDKVDYPLIYQLIDREKVTHMCAAPTVYVNLVDHMKRNALKFKRKVHMVVAGAAPAPAVLRSVEEVGGEMSHVYGLTETYGPHSICEWRDEWNELPLEERARLKARQGIPYVGFEMDVFDPEGKPVPWDGKTIGEVVMRGHNVALGYYKNTEKTLESFRDGWFHSGDAAVVHPDGYIEIVDRFKDLINTGGEKVSSQLVEKTLMELDGVKAVAVYGTPDPKWGEVVTARIELKDGARLSAEEVIEFCKKRLAHFECPKIVEFGTIPMTATGKMQKYVLRREASKK; via the coding sequence ATGAACTCTCCTAAATACGAGGGAGTGGACCAGTCAGGAGCTTGGTACTCTGTACTTACTCCGTTGATTTTTTTGGATAGGACCAAATATTTCAAGGATAAGACAGCGGTAGTATATAGGGACAGAAGATACAGCTACGAAAAGTTCTACGAGAACGTGATGTTACAGGCCAACGCTTTCCTTAAGAGAGGTTTAAAGAGGGAGGACAAGGTATCTTTCGTTTCCCGGAACAGACCCGAGTTCCTGGAAGCTTTCTTTGGGGTTCCTTTCGCTGCAGGAGTCCTAGTACCTATAAACTTCAGGCTCTCCCCCAAGGAGATGGAGTACATCATTAACCACTCGGAGTCCAGATACGTCGTGGTTGACGAACCTTTCCTTAGTTCCCTCAATGAGGTAAGGGAGAGGATTAAGGCTGAGATCATCCTCTTGGAGGACGAGGAGAACCCCACTCTAAAGGAAAGTGATAGAAAGGACGTTATTACATATAAGGAACTTGTGAGGGATGGGTCTCCGAACAAACTCCCAATACCTGTTGAGGACGAATACTCCATGATAACCCTTTACTATACTTCAGGGACTACAGGTCTTCCCAAGGGTGTCATGCACCACCACAGGGGCGCATTCCTCAACGCTATGGCAGAGGCCCTTGAGCATCAGATGAGTATAAATTCCGCCTATCTCTGGACATTGCCAATGTTCCACGCTGCGGGTTGGGGTTTCCCTTGGGCTACGGTAGCTGTGGGGGCGACCAACGTCTGCCTGGATAAGGTCGATTATCCCCTCATTTACCAACTGATTGATAGAGAGAAGGTCACACACATGTGTGCTGCACCTACCGTATACGTGAACTTGGTTGATCATATGAAGAGGAACGCGTTAAAGTTCAAGCGGAAAGTCCACATGGTTGTGGCTGGCGCCGCACCAGCTCCGGCTGTATTGAGGTCAGTGGAGGAAGTAGGAGGAGAGATGAGTCACGTATATGGTCTGACCGAGACTTACGGTCCACACTCAATCTGTGAGTGGAGGGACGAATGGAATGAACTACCTCTGGAGGAGAGGGCCAGACTAAAGGCCAGACAAGGCATCCCTTACGTGGGGTTTGAAATGGACGTATTTGACCCTGAGGGTAAACCGGTACCCTGGGACGGAAAAACAATAGGGGAGGTAGTCATGAGGGGACATAACGTCGCTTTGGGTTACTACAAGAACACGGAGAAAACCTTGGAGTCCTTTAGGGATGGGTGGTTCCACTCCGGAGACGCAGCAGTTGTTCACCCTGACGGTTACATAGAGATAGTGGATAGGTTTAAGGATCTCATTAACACTGGAGGAGAGAAGGTATCCAGCCAGTTGGTCGAAAAGACTCTAATGGAGCTGGATGGGGTTAAGGCAGTGGCGGTCTATGGGACTCCAGATCCCAAATGGGGAGAAGTGGTCACTGCAAGGATAGAGCTCAAGGACGGAGCAAGGTTGTCGGCAGAAGAGGTAATAGAGTTCTGCAAAAAGAGACTTGCCCACTTCGAGTGCCCCAAGATAGTGGAGTTTGGTACTATACCCATGACAGCGACAGGAAAAATGCAGAAATACGTTCTAAGGAGAGAGGCCTCTAAGAAGTAG
- a CDS encoding winged helix-turn-helix domain-containing protein — protein MSDIVDVIDSTMGQQKRNDIEIKVKLLESCKEGIKRTRLMYLSNLSYRTFCKYVDFLIDSGFITYEEKEYRITKKGQQYLRSAKEYLELKEKLKKLREEVS, from the coding sequence TTGTCAGATATAGTTGATGTAATAGATTCTACAATGGGGCAACAAAAAAGAAATGATATAGAGATTAAGGTAAAGTTGCTAGAGTCATGTAAAGAAGGGATAAAGAGAACCAGATTAATGTATTTATCAAATCTGAGTTACAGGACGTTCTGCAAATACGTTGATTTCCTTATAGACTCAGGCTTTATTACGTATGAAGAAAAAGAATATAGAATAACTAAGAAGGGGCAACAGTATCTTCGAAGTGCTAAGGAGTATTTAGAGTTGAAAGAGAAACTGAAAAAACTAAGGGAAGAGGTATCTTAA
- a CDS encoding S24/S26 family peptidase, with product MTYLIAFSWYFTKAVKIFTKVVVLLIFLFSVFIATANLLGRPTFLAVSYGYSMFPVLKPGELVLTIPEPLVGKVSNGSIIVFRDPDYGKIPGYPPYISHQVVDILPNGTYITKGINDNFVDQIYMPPLNNSQIYAEVVTINGNPVVLPYLGQVLETVRSNLLISFSGLTLIAIVIGSMNKKNNRIVTSKGVIVFFIGLFIFSAFVIMSSTSTSSFTTVYSVSSSPGYLFGGTLTSPSVNLQVLLYNQTKSYTFNVTDKLIFPEVVEIDVLGGNGFNITPTTFILYPHQTKMVNLTVVGQGSQGLHTLIIKSYSMYTLLPIILNISSSLYSMFIYSALSDLLLLAFIAIPILRGD from the coding sequence ATGACGTATCTAATTGCATTTTCGTGGTACTTCACAAAAGCTGTCAAGATATTTACAAAGGTCGTCGTTCTACTCATCTTTTTATTTTCAGTCTTTATAGCGACTGCTAACCTACTGGGTAGACCTACCTTCCTCGCGGTAAGTTACGGTTACAGCATGTTCCCGGTTTTAAAACCTGGAGAATTGGTATTAACTATTCCTGAACCTTTAGTTGGAAAAGTAAGCAATGGGAGCATTATAGTGTTCAGAGATCCCGATTACGGGAAGATCCCTGGCTATCCGCCATACATAAGCCATCAAGTAGTAGATATACTTCCAAACGGAACCTACATCACCAAGGGTATCAATGACAACTTTGTAGACCAAATATATATGCCTCCATTGAATAATTCACAAATATATGCAGAAGTGGTAACAATCAATGGTAATCCGGTGGTATTACCATATTTAGGCCAAGTCCTGGAAACTGTAAGGTCAAACCTCCTAATCTCATTTTCAGGATTAACCCTAATAGCTATCGTAATCGGTTCTATGAACAAGAAGAATAACAGGATCGTGACTTCAAAAGGGGTCATTGTATTCTTCATAGGCCTTTTCATCTTTTCGGCATTCGTCATTATGTCCAGCACTTCAACGTCCTCCTTCACTACTGTTTACTCTGTTTCCTCGTCTCCAGGTTACCTGTTTGGCGGAACGCTCACGTCTCCCTCGGTAAACTTACAAGTCTTACTCTACAACCAGACCAAGAGCTATACTTTCAACGTTACAGACAAGTTAATATTCCCCGAGGTGGTCGAAATAGACGTACTAGGGGGAAATGGCTTCAATATTACTCCAACGACCTTCATCTTGTATCCTCATCAAACAAAGATGGTCAACTTGACTGTGGTAGGACAAGGTAGCCAAGGACTGCACACACTAATTATAAAGAGTTACAGTATGTATACACTTCTCCCAATTATCCTAAACATCTCAAGTTCACTGTACTCAATGTTTATCTACTCAGCATTGAGCGATCTTTTACTCCTCGCCTTCATCGCTATACCCATTTTAAGAGGTGACTAG
- a CDS encoding Zn-ribbon domain-containing OB-fold protein has translation MIEDVREAKQRDIREALRQLDAITKMTGLPIYPEPKTGNLLWADVRELDLRYQIPVKKISKFFEGLRNGKILATKCGKCGSVYFPPQNDCPKCKVTDLEWMEIVGEGEIVTYTVISVKPPSFAHYPDYVVGIAKFKETNVTAWIDGPREKIKVGGKVRLEIVKREPEGYLTYKLVPV, from the coding sequence ATGATTGAGGATGTGAGAGAGGCTAAGCAGAGGGACATTAGAGAAGCCCTAAGGCAGTTGGACGCTATAACTAAAATGACGGGCTTACCCATCTATCCCGAGCCCAAGACTGGTAACCTACTTTGGGCTGATGTGAGGGAGTTAGACCTGAGATACCAAATTCCAGTCAAAAAGATCTCTAAGTTCTTCGAAGGGTTAAGGAACGGTAAGATTCTAGCTACCAAGTGCGGTAAATGCGGTTCAGTCTACTTCCCTCCACAGAACGACTGTCCCAAGTGCAAGGTTACTGATCTGGAGTGGATGGAAATAGTAGGGGAAGGGGAAATAGTCACTTACACCGTAATATCAGTAAAACCACCTTCGTTCGCCCACTACCCTGACTACGTGGTAGGGATAGCTAAATTTAAGGAAACTAATGTCACTGCTTGGATAGATGGGCCAAGGGAGAAGATTAAGGTCGGCGGAAAGGTCAGGTTGGAGATAGTCAAGAGAGAACCTGAAGGTTACTTAACCTATAAGCTAGTTCCAGTCTAA
- a CDS encoding thiolase domain-containing protein, translated as MTSVAIIGTGHSKFGSRTDVNLQELAWEAVKQALEEANVEQRDIKYFSVGNVGTWSAEPLPAVVVGEYCDLTPGGTMRVEAACASGSAALRDAFLAVKSGEVDLAMAVGVEQMHQSPNPNVVEMIGRAGNYFWEFENFGLTFPGYYALYATAYMNKYGMKEEDLGKVAIKAHHYGAMNPYAHFQKEITMQEYLSSRPVAWPLKLLDSSPITDGAAAVVLASEELARKLTDSPVWIEAQGTASGTANLSRRTDFTTIEAARLAAEQVYRRAKIDTDSPWRAIDVADVHDCFTIAEIVAYEDLKFAKRGEGMLLAREDQTYVGGRIPVNVDGGLKAKGHPIGATGVSMAVSMTRQLLYRAPNKAMQAEIKNGRALAHNVGGTGHYAYVTLFSTRRPSA; from the coding sequence ATGACAAGTGTCGCCATAATTGGAACCGGACATTCCAAGTTCGGCTCTAGAACAGATGTGAACCTCCAGGAGCTTGCGTGGGAGGCCGTTAAACAAGCTTTGGAGGAGGCCAACGTAGAACAAAGAGATATTAAATACTTCTCTGTTGGTAATGTGGGAACGTGGAGCGCCGAACCCTTACCTGCAGTGGTAGTAGGAGAGTATTGTGATCTAACACCTGGCGGAACCATGAGGGTTGAGGCAGCATGTGCATCAGGTAGCGCAGCGTTGAGGGACGCGTTCCTTGCTGTGAAGTCTGGTGAGGTTGACCTAGCCATGGCGGTGGGGGTGGAACAAATGCATCAATCTCCCAATCCTAACGTAGTTGAAATGATAGGAAGAGCAGGGAACTACTTTTGGGAATTTGAGAACTTTGGACTTACTTTTCCAGGGTATTATGCTCTCTACGCTACTGCGTATATGAACAAGTACGGAATGAAGGAGGAAGATCTAGGTAAGGTTGCCATAAAGGCCCACCATTACGGAGCCATGAACCCTTACGCCCATTTCCAGAAGGAGATAACCATGCAAGAGTACCTAAGCTCCAGACCAGTTGCGTGGCCTCTAAAGCTCCTGGACTCATCCCCAATCACGGACGGTGCTGCCGCTGTGGTATTGGCCTCTGAGGAACTAGCAAGGAAGCTGACCGATTCCCCAGTTTGGATTGAGGCCCAAGGTACTGCCTCCGGAACAGCTAACCTGTCTAGAAGGACGGACTTTACCACCATCGAGGCCGCTAGGCTTGCAGCCGAACAGGTTTATAGAAGGGCAAAGATAGATACCGACTCGCCCTGGAGGGCTATTGACGTGGCTGATGTCCACGACTGCTTCACCATCGCTGAGATTGTGGCATATGAGGACCTAAAGTTCGCGAAGAGAGGTGAAGGTATGCTTTTGGCGAGGGAGGATCAGACTTACGTGGGTGGAAGAATTCCTGTAAACGTTGATGGCGGGCTCAAGGCCAAGGGTCACCCCATAGGTGCCACTGGGGTAAGCATGGCTGTATCCATGACCAGACAACTCCTCTATAGAGCTCCTAACAAAGCAATGCAGGCTGAAATCAAGAACGGAAGGGCTCTAGCACATAATGTGGGTGGAACTGGGCATTACGCCTACGTCACCCTATTTTCCACAAGGAGGCCGTCAGCATGA
- a CDS encoding winged helix-turn-helix domain-containing protein → MKSYDLDPKSTDVEILEYLERRGRDRASNISKATNLNPKTVWQSLQRLTEASLVTKDEFDIYYVTDEGKKIVDKVRSDRKMKMKYLAAKIARHVEELDESEIDTLEKLEKEISK, encoded by the coding sequence ATGAAAAGTTACGACCTAGACCCTAAGTCAACCGATGTAGAGATTCTAGAGTACCTCGAGCGGAGGGGAAGGGATAGGGCGTCCAACATATCAAAGGCAACTAATCTTAACCCAAAGACAGTATGGCAATCCCTTCAGCGTCTAACAGAGGCATCCCTCGTGACTAAGGATGAGTTTGATATCTATTATGTGACTGATGAAGGGAAAAAGATTGTGGATAAAGTAAGGAGCGACAGGAAAATGAAGATGAAGTATCTGGCAGCAAAAATTGCAAGGCATGTGGAAGAGCTGGACGAGAGTGAGATAGACACTTTGGAGAAGCTCGAGAAAGAGATTAGTAAGTAA
- a CDS encoding 3-hydroxyacyl-CoA dehydrogenase family protein, whose product MKIFILGSGVMGSGIGQVFAMAGHEVTLYDVREDALKKGMESIGWSLGKLASKGVNPDEVMKRISTTTNLQEAKGSSTIIEAVYEDLKVKGDALRAVSALEKDAVIGSNTSSLPITELSRYVVIPERFLGTHFFNPPVLMKLVEVIKGDLTSEETFNHTVSLMNSLGKYPLPVRKDVFGFVVNRILFRLFTSACSLLERYSPQEVDYVAMRELGMPMGLFMLLDYTGLDVNYYITKEAERRGFPFRCSVLEAMVKAGKLGRKSNLGFYDWSKGRPEITANAGPDPRELLRDALAEVKWLEDNGVASRDEIETGVKLGLGIREGLVYLGRKFNIEV is encoded by the coding sequence GTGAAGATCTTCATCCTAGGCTCAGGAGTAATGGGGAGCGGTATTGGACAAGTCTTTGCCATGGCTGGGCATGAGGTGACCTTGTACGATGTAAGGGAAGATGCACTTAAGAAAGGGATGGAGTCCATAGGATGGTCCTTAGGCAAGTTGGCGAGTAAGGGAGTGAACCCAGATGAGGTCATGAAGAGGATCAGTACCACGACGAACCTTCAGGAGGCTAAAGGGTCCTCTACCATAATAGAGGCAGTTTACGAAGACCTAAAGGTTAAGGGAGATGCCCTCAGGGCGGTATCGGCCCTCGAGAAGGACGCCGTAATAGGTAGCAACACCAGCTCTCTACCAATTACAGAGCTATCCCGTTATGTGGTGATCCCAGAGAGGTTTCTAGGAACTCACTTCTTCAATCCACCGGTCCTCATGAAGCTAGTTGAGGTCATTAAGGGGGATCTCACCTCAGAGGAAACCTTTAACCATACCGTATCATTGATGAACTCGTTGGGTAAGTACCCGCTCCCGGTCAGGAAGGACGTCTTCGGCTTCGTAGTTAACAGAATACTTTTCAGGCTCTTCACATCAGCGTGCAGCCTACTTGAGAGGTATTCACCCCAAGAGGTCGATTATGTAGCTATGAGGGAATTGGGCATGCCCATGGGCCTCTTCATGTTATTGGATTACACCGGATTAGACGTCAACTATTACATAACTAAGGAGGCGGAGAGGAGAGGCTTCCCGTTCAGGTGTTCAGTCCTGGAAGCCATGGTGAAAGCAGGTAAGTTGGGGAGGAAATCTAACCTAGGGTTCTACGACTGGAGTAAGGGGAGACCAGAGATTACAGCTAACGCAGGGCCAGACCCTAGGGAGCTATTACGTGACGCTCTAGCTGAGGTGAAATGGCTAGAGGACAATGGAGTGGCATCTAGAGATGAAATCGAGACTGGGGTGAAGCTAGGATTAGGGATTAGGGAGGGACTGGTCTACCTAGGAAGGAAGTTTAATATTGAGGTATAA
- a CDS encoding carbonic anhydrase: MRLVISCMDRRLNHFLEKEYNDGKTTFVRNAGANIGSLKETLRLLKEAEEIVILPHTDCGAMGVVEKALRGETLPNLLKPLITPFQNLRVSNRAELETLNTRVQEELARKVTKARVSSRLIRTEELNAPASSDNLAIVTAPSTRRYSEFIPQDFIYRTFVIQNLGDDGEIDQFIAKEFLKVKEVRKV; the protein is encoded by the coding sequence ATGAGGTTGGTAATATCCTGTATGGACAGGAGGTTAAACCACTTCCTTGAAAAAGAGTACAACGATGGTAAAACCACTTTCGTAAGGAATGCTGGAGCAAATATCGGTTCGTTAAAGGAGACCCTCAGGTTGCTAAAGGAGGCAGAGGAGATCGTGATACTTCCCCACACCGACTGCGGGGCCATGGGGGTAGTGGAAAAGGCATTGAGAGGGGAGACCTTACCTAATTTGTTGAAACCACTGATTACACCCTTTCAGAACCTGAGGGTATCCAACAGGGCCGAGTTAGAGACCTTAAACACTAGGGTTCAAGAGGAGTTGGCCAGGAAGGTCACTAAGGCAAGGGTGAGCTCAAGGCTGATAAGGACTGAGGAACTGAATGCCCCCGCTAGCTCAGATAATTTAGCTATAGTCACAGCACCGTCTACCAGGAGATACTCAGAGTTCATCCCCCAAGATTTTATCTATAGAACCTTCGTAATACAAAACCTAGGAGATGATGGTGAGATAGACCAGTTCATTGCTAAGGAGTTCCTAAAGGTAAAAGAAGTGAGGAAGGTTTAA
- a CDS encoding alpha/beta hydrolase family protein encodes MEPSKAYSYRVISDIRLERLGLFHVETWIQGNSYFSSIFLEKKPITKGKESAPKIINDELYYIKTESSAKLIAQGIYGEPREVLEMGKIMKFDKHEKGILVLGEEVVKEKDAPFVTRKRKYRFDGRGLLRSRTSLYLLERDKFRKVLGGDFDVTDFATNGKRVVVATSEPDDEMNIQSVFELDVNNGDTKRLAGEGLVSSLAMNLRGDVVYIGHNRGKTPWAVKEVIFPEEGKSYMCGKTCGSYVLTDVFDGSKDRVVYVNDEVISMGQEGGSTNLFRIVDGKVERMTSGNHVVRFFDYDGVSLAYSVTTPEKPSLLYHEEGVYDPNPELKGFSPVEVKSEIQGWGIITGEGNPTILFIHGGPHMAYGYSYFTEFQFFASQGFNVLYANPAGSQGYGEEFARRCVGNWGGEDMRQLLQFLNDAKKQFNLSGKFGVTGGSYGGFMTNWIVTQTDVFSAAVSERSISNLVSMCGTSDIGFWFNAVESGIEDPWTEESIEKLTKMSPIYYVKRVKTPIMLIHGEDDFRCPVEQAEQFHVALRSNNVESVLVRYPGEGHEHARKGKPENMVHRLSKKLEWFEEHLKKGDSSTS; translated from the coding sequence ATGGAACCTTCAAAAGCCTACTCATATAGAGTAATTTCAGATATAAGGTTAGAAAGGCTTGGTCTATTTCATGTGGAGACCTGGATCCAAGGGAACTCCTACTTCAGCTCAATCTTCTTGGAGAAAAAGCCCATAACCAAAGGTAAGGAGAGCGCTCCAAAGATAATCAATGACGAGCTTTACTACATTAAAACCGAAAGCTCCGCGAAACTAATAGCTCAGGGCATATATGGGGAACCTAGGGAAGTCCTTGAGATGGGAAAGATAATGAAGTTCGACAAGCATGAGAAGGGGATTCTCGTTCTGGGCGAGGAGGTTGTGAAGGAGAAGGACGCCCCATTTGTTACGAGAAAGAGGAAGTACAGGTTTGATGGTAGAGGTCTACTAAGGTCCAGAACGTCACTTTACCTGTTGGAAAGGGATAAGTTTAGGAAAGTTTTAGGTGGGGACTTCGACGTAACTGATTTCGCCACAAACGGAAAGAGAGTGGTGGTAGCTACCTCTGAACCCGACGATGAAATGAACATCCAGTCAGTCTTTGAGCTAGATGTAAACAACGGTGACACCAAAAGGCTGGCGGGGGAAGGCTTAGTCTCCTCCCTAGCTATGAACTTAAGGGGAGATGTGGTGTATATAGGACATAATAGGGGAAAGACCCCTTGGGCAGTTAAGGAGGTCATATTTCCAGAGGAGGGAAAGAGCTACATGTGCGGAAAGACTTGTGGCTCATACGTGCTAACGGACGTGTTTGATGGATCTAAGGACAGAGTGGTATACGTAAACGATGAGGTTATATCCATGGGCCAGGAAGGTGGATCTACCAACCTCTTTAGGATTGTTGACGGAAAGGTGGAAAGGATGACCAGTGGAAATCATGTTGTGAGGTTTTTCGACTATGACGGAGTTTCCTTGGCTTATAGCGTGACTACTCCAGAGAAGCCTTCCCTCCTCTATCACGAGGAGGGAGTGTATGACCCTAACCCAGAACTAAAGGGGTTTTCTCCAGTGGAAGTTAAATCTGAAATACAGGGATGGGGTATAATCACAGGAGAGGGCAACCCAACTATCCTCTTCATTCACGGCGGTCCACACATGGCCTACGGTTACTCCTACTTCACGGAGTTTCAGTTCTTCGCCTCCCAAGGGTTTAACGTCCTTTACGCTAACCCTGCAGGTAGTCAAGGGTATGGTGAAGAGTTCGCGAGGAGATGTGTAGGGAACTGGGGTGGAGAGGACATGAGGCAGCTCCTCCAGTTCCTCAATGACGCAAAGAAGCAGTTTAATCTAAGCGGAAAGTTCGGTGTCACTGGAGGGTCTTACGGAGGCTTCATGACCAACTGGATCGTAACGCAGACCGACGTCTTCTCTGCAGCCGTAAGTGAGAGGAGCATATCTAACCTAGTTAGCATGTGCGGAACCAGCGACATAGGCTTTTGGTTCAATGCCGTAGAGTCAGGTATAGAGGACCCATGGACTGAAGAGAGCATTGAGAAGCTCACTAAGATGTCACCCATCTATTACGTGAAAAGGGTCAAAACTCCCATCATGCTCATTCACGGGGAGGACGACTTCAGGTGTCCAGTAGAGCAGGCTGAGCAGTTTCATGTTGCATTGAGGTCCAATAACGTTGAAAGCGTATTGGTCAGGTACCCTGGGGAGGGCCACGAACACGCTAGGAAGGGGAAGCCAGAAAACATGGTTCATAGGCTGAGTAAGAAACTTGAGTGGTTTGAAGAGCACCTAAAAAAGGGGGATAGCTCTACTTCTTAG
- a CDS encoding APC family permease, translated as MEEKKTLFIRESSGLVREVSPWSSMFATFGLVTGGVPILILTWLFTAPGANWPLAFLFTLPPTLGMAYLFYLAGIAMPRAGGDYVFNSRAVNPIVGFVNYFGLFVGFGLSLGYYSYLGAQWFGYLFSGLGLAYGNQALMNLGSWFSGTQGSIIVGVIIVAISSVLASVPRAQWKFVTTAGIITFLSTLVMFVALYQIHPSQFATALSSSTGINGAYQEVINNAESNGLKFGDPIYATFLAAPVIWYYYTWYNLPLSWSGEMKNVRKNVLYATIVSILIIGAYYTLFTFLNVHAFGGEFLTSWSYISNQGLNDTVYSNLQSIGDFTPYFAFLVTHSLPLFLIMFLALWLPNFYSNPPLVTGLVRYLFSWSFDRIAPEWLADVNERVRAPVKATLLVSVLGVVGLLLYAFNTPVSLVDVTVVFEIGYGVFAISAALMPFLRRNVYETSFPSRRKILGIPVVTLVGSLVFAFVIALLVYTWNNPVLLPINAETIASLIIIYGLGLGIYLISNWRAKKKGLDINVLFQEIPPE; from the coding sequence ATGGAAGAGAAGAAGACCCTTTTCATAAGGGAGTCCTCCGGTTTAGTTAGAGAAGTAAGTCCTTGGTCTTCCATGTTCGCAACCTTCGGGCTTGTCACCGGAGGAGTTCCTATACTTATACTAACTTGGCTTTTTACAGCTCCTGGGGCAAATTGGCCCTTAGCGTTTCTCTTTACCTTACCACCTACGTTAGGCATGGCGTATCTATTTTACCTAGCGGGGATCGCGATGCCGAGAGCAGGTGGTGATTACGTGTTCAACAGCAGGGCAGTTAACCCGATCGTGGGTTTCGTGAACTACTTCGGACTTTTCGTGGGGTTCGGTCTATCCTTAGGTTACTACAGCTACCTAGGTGCTCAGTGGTTTGGGTACTTGTTCTCTGGACTTGGCTTAGCGTATGGAAACCAGGCGTTAATGAACCTGGGTAGCTGGTTCTCTGGAACTCAGGGGAGCATAATAGTGGGGGTTATAATTGTCGCCATATCCTCAGTCCTGGCTTCAGTTCCAAGAGCCCAGTGGAAGTTTGTGACAACAGCTGGCATAATTACTTTCCTGTCCACCTTGGTTATGTTCGTTGCTTTATACCAAATTCATCCCTCCCAGTTCGCAACCGCCCTCTCAAGTTCTACAGGTATAAACGGAGCGTACCAAGAGGTAATAAATAACGCCGAGAGCAACGGACTGAAGTTTGGAGACCCAATATATGCCACCTTTCTAGCTGCGCCAGTTATATGGTACTACTACACCTGGTATAACCTCCCACTATCCTGGAGTGGTGAGATGAAGAACGTGAGGAAGAACGTGCTCTATGCCACCATAGTGTCAATCCTGATTATAGGCGCCTACTACACCCTGTTCACCTTCCTAAATGTCCACGCTTTCGGAGGGGAGTTCTTGACATCTTGGAGCTACATCAGCAACCAGGGCCTCAATGATACGGTTTACTCTAACCTACAAAGCATCGGCGACTTCACACCTTACTTCGCGTTCCTGGTTACCCACAGCCTTCCCCTCTTCCTTATAATGTTCTTGGCACTTTGGCTCCCGAACTTCTACAGTAATCCTCCTCTCGTGACAGGTTTGGTAAGATATCTGTTTTCATGGTCGTTCGACAGGATAGCCCCGGAATGGTTAGCGGACGTCAACGAGAGGGTCAGAGCCCCAGTTAAAGCTACGCTACTAGTTTCTGTTCTGGGGGTTGTAGGACTACTCCTTTATGCCTTCAACACGCCAGTATCCCTCGTAGATGTAACAGTGGTGTTTGAAATAGGTTACGGAGTGTTCGCGATTTCAGCTGCCCTTATGCCGTTTTTAAGAAGAAACGTTTATGAGACCTCTTTCCCTAGTAGGAGAAAGATCTTAGGGATTCCCGTCGTTACCTTAGTTGGATCCCTTGTCTTCGCCTTCGTGATAGCCCTTTTGGTCTACACTTGGAATAACCCCGTGTTGTTGCCCATAAACGCTGAGACCATAGCTTCCCTAATAATTATATACGGTCTCGGTTTAGGGATTTACTTAATCTCAAACTGGAGGGCAAAGAAAAAGGGATTGGACATTAACGTGTTATTCCAAGAGATACCACCAGAGTAG